The Niallia alba genome includes a window with the following:
- a CDS encoding alpha-galactosidase gives MSKMITFNKETLEFHLTNGLISYLFRVIEKTSQLEHLYFGKAIRHRDNFQYLLEREIRPSNNQIEGDHTSSLEHIRQEYPSYGTTDFRTPAQQIRYPEGDRISDFRYDHHNILEGKPALTGLPATYVENMDEAETLEVVLKDTYSDISIHLFYTIFAGRKAIARSAKFVNNGEHEYDLESAMSLSLDFPDKNFELVHLHGAWARENHMERKPVITGIQAVSSARGASSHQHNPFMALVRPDTTEHTGQAYGFSLIYSGNFLAQVEVDTYQVTRAMLGINPFEFAWRLKPTEAFQTPEAVIVFSDEGLNGMSQTFHELYRTRLARGEWRDRERPILINNWEATYFDFNEEKILDIAKKAAELGVELFVLDDGWFGERHDDTSSLGDWFENKDKLPNGIKGLAEKIHALDLKFGLWFEPEMISKGTKLFNEHPDWLIHVPRKRTSHGRNQFVLDYSRPEVVDGIFAQMDALLSTSKIDYIKWDMNRYISEAFSIALPKDQQGEVFHRYILGVYSLYERLLDKYPHLLIESCAGGGARFDPGMLYYAPQAWASDDTDAVERLKIQYGTSLVYPLSSIGSHVSAIPNHQVGRMTSLDTRANVAYFGTFGYELDITKMPEKEHAKMKEHIAFFKKHRKLIQQGTFIRLQSPFTNNETAWMVVSQDKTEAIVGYYEVLAKPNRPYERLQLKGLEADKLYTVNSDLERYGDDLMEIGLILAGNYIDRASDYWSREHITDYNSKIFYLTEKQ, from the coding sequence ATGAGTAAAATGATTACGTTCAATAAAGAAACACTAGAATTTCATTTAACAAACGGACTTATTAGTTATTTATTTCGTGTCATAGAAAAAACATCTCAGCTAGAGCATCTCTATTTTGGCAAAGCAATTAGACATCGTGATAATTTTCAATACTTACTAGAAAGAGAGATTCGTCCCTCGAATAACCAAATAGAGGGGGATCATACCTCTTCCTTAGAACATATAAGACAAGAATATCCTTCTTATGGAACAACTGACTTTCGTACGCCAGCTCAGCAAATCCGCTATCCGGAAGGAGATCGAATTTCTGATTTTCGTTACGATCATCATAACATCCTAGAAGGAAAACCAGCATTAACTGGGCTACCTGCTACTTATGTAGAGAACATGGACGAAGCGGAGACATTAGAAGTTGTATTAAAAGATACGTATTCTGATATAAGTATTCATTTATTTTATACCATTTTTGCAGGAAGAAAGGCGATTGCTCGCAGTGCGAAGTTTGTAAACAACGGAGAGCATGAATATGATTTGGAGTCGGCGATGAGTTTAAGCCTTGATTTTCCAGATAAGAACTTTGAACTTGTTCATTTGCATGGTGCCTGGGCAAGGGAAAATCATATGGAGAGAAAGCCAGTTATAACAGGTATTCAAGCTGTCTCTAGTGCGAGAGGGGCGAGCAGTCATCAACATAATCCTTTTATGGCATTGGTGCGACCAGATACGACAGAGCATACAGGCCAAGCTTATGGCTTCAGTTTAATTTATAGCGGCAACTTTTTAGCACAAGTAGAAGTAGATACGTATCAAGTTACAAGAGCAATGCTCGGAATCAATCCATTCGAATTCGCGTGGCGATTGAAACCAACTGAAGCATTTCAGACACCAGAAGCAGTTATTGTTTTTTCGGATGAAGGATTAAATGGGATGAGCCAGACCTTCCATGAACTTTATCGTACAAGACTTGCTCGAGGCGAATGGCGTGATAGGGAGCGTCCGATTCTCATTAACAACTGGGAAGCAACCTATTTTGACTTTAACGAGGAAAAAATCTTAGATATTGCCAAAAAAGCGGCAGAGCTTGGTGTCGAATTATTCGTTTTAGATGATGGCTGGTTTGGGGAAAGGCATGATGACACTTCCTCGCTAGGTGATTGGTTTGAAAACAAAGATAAATTGCCTAATGGCATCAAAGGCTTAGCAGAGAAAATTCATGCATTAGACCTAAAGTTTGGTTTATGGTTTGAGCCAGAAATGATCAGTAAAGGGACCAAGCTTTTTAATGAACATCCTGATTGGCTCATTCATGTTCCTAGAAAAAGAACATCCCATGGCAGAAACCAATTTGTCCTCGATTATTCTCGTCCTGAGGTTGTCGACGGAATTTTTGCCCAAATGGATGCACTTCTTTCGACCAGCAAGATTGACTATATCAAATGGGATATGAACCGCTATATTTCCGAAGCCTTCTCTATTGCATTGCCAAAGGATCAGCAAGGAGAAGTATTCCATCGCTATATTTTAGGCGTGTATTCTTTATATGAGAGATTGCTAGATAAATATCCACATCTGTTAATTGAATCCTGTGCTGGTGGCGGGGCGCGATTTGACCCAGGAATGCTTTATTATGCGCCGCAAGCATGGGCGAGTGATGATACGGATGCGGTAGAGCGTCTGAAAATTCAATATGGTACGTCTTTGGTTTATCCGCTATCTAGTATTGGAAGCCATGTATCAGCAATTCCGAACCATCAAGTTGGCAGAATGACAAGTCTAGATACAAGAGCAAATGTTGCCTATTTCGGTACATTTGGTTATGAGCTAGACATTACGAAAATGCCTGAAAAAGAACATGCGAAAATGAAGGAGCATATTGCCTTCTTTAAAAAACATCGCAAATTGATACAACAAGGAACATTTATCCGTCTGCAAAGTCCTTTTACCAATAACGAAACAGCTTGGATGGTTGTTTCCCAAGATAAAACAGAAGCAATTGTTGGCTACTATGAAGTTTTAGCGAAGCCCAATAGACCATATGAACGCTTGCAGCTAAAAGGTTTGGAAGCAGATAAATTATATACAGTGAATAGTGACTTAGAACGATATGGCGATGATTTAATGGAAATCGGGCTTATTTTAGCAGGAAACTATATCGATCGAGCTAGCGATTACTGGTCAAGAGAGCATATTACCGATTACAACAGCAAAATATTTTACTTAACGGAGAAACAATAA
- a CDS encoding acetylxylan esterase produces the protein MKKEQVINEYREYKGSGRKPADYDVFWDKALQELDEQSLDYELEKVDIPSKIADFYNLYFTGVKGAKIRCQYIRPKKIEGKVPGMLMFHGYHGDSGDFGDKLSWVTEGFAVLAMDCRGQGGESEDNTTAKGTTLKGLIIRGVEEGPESLYYRSVFLDTAHAARILMSMEEVDEEEISVQGASQGGALSLACAALEPRVIKVVAQYPFLSDYRKVFELDINASAYEELAYWFRFRDPMHDREEEFFDTLEYIDLQHLAPRIKAEVKWAIALEDGVCPPVTQFAVYNQISSPKEMIFFPEYGHEYLPKLGDRVRGFLLDHE, from the coding sequence ATGAAAAAAGAGCAGGTAATCAATGAATATCGAGAATATAAAGGCTCTGGTAGAAAGCCCGCGGATTATGATGTGTTTTGGGATAAGGCGTTGCAAGAGCTGGATGAACAAAGCTTGGATTACGAGTTAGAAAAAGTAGACATTCCTTCAAAAATAGCAGACTTTTACAATTTATATTTTACGGGTGTAAAAGGTGCTAAGATAAGATGCCAATACATCCGACCGAAGAAAATAGAAGGAAAAGTGCCTGGTATGCTGATGTTCCATGGTTACCATGGGGACAGCGGTGACTTTGGCGATAAGCTTTCTTGGGTAACAGAGGGATTCGCCGTTCTTGCGATGGATTGTCGCGGGCAAGGCGGAGAATCAGAAGATAATACAACCGCAAAAGGAACGACATTAAAAGGGTTAATTATTCGTGGTGTCGAAGAAGGACCAGAAAGCCTTTATTATCGAAGTGTATTTTTAGATACTGCTCATGCTGCAAGAATTTTAATGAGCATGGAGGAAGTCGATGAAGAGGAGATTTCTGTTCAAGGGGCATCGCAAGGCGGAGCTTTATCGTTAGCCTGTGCAGCACTTGAACCGAGAGTGATAAAAGTCGTCGCACAATATCCATTCCTTAGTGATTATCGAAAAGTGTTTGAGTTAGATATTAACGCTTCTGCTTATGAGGAATTGGCTTATTGGTTCCGATTCCGCGATCCAATGCATGACAGAGAAGAGGAATTTTTCGATACATTAGAATATATCGATTTACAGCATTTAGCGCCTAGAATTAAGGCGGAAGTAAAGTGGGCGATTGCTTTAGAAGACGGGGTTTGCCCGCCAGTGACACAATTTGCTGTCTACAATCAGATTTCATCACCAAAAGAGATGATATTCTTCCCAGAGTATGGGCATGAATATTTGCCGAAACTAGGAGATAGAGTCAGGGGGTTTTTGCTAGATCATGAGTAA
- a CDS encoding GntR family transcriptional regulator: MGRHSKKLIVVDAVKDWVMDGRVKPGERFYSEYELAKLFDVSRHTVRLAMRELVHEGWLYREQGVGTFCGEPFASKKGDSKTNGKNIGVMMTYLSDYIFPSIIRGMETYLTDRGYSLTLVCTENDHAKERLCLRNLLDLNMDGFILEPTKSSQFNPNMDCYLELEERNIPYLMINQFYSQLSPFHLKIDDVKGGYMATDHLIQLGHEQILGIFKSDDLQGVHRMQGFLQAMRSGKRPISPEHVVTFTTEQLNDDFTEKLLNTLTNKNTMPTAIVCYNDFIAMSVHKVLEKLQLSVPEDVSLIGFDDVKPAGSTKIPLTTIAHPKSRMGVDAAKWIIAAVEGKELNLSNEPPIIYEPELVIRSSTDVVKKNRSAVS, encoded by the coding sequence GTGGGACGACATTCGAAGAAGTTAATAGTGGTTGATGCGGTAAAGGATTGGGTGATGGATGGAAGAGTGAAGCCAGGAGAGCGATTTTATTCAGAGTATGAACTGGCGAAATTATTTGATGTGAGTAGGCATACGGTTCGTCTAGCGATGAGAGAGCTGGTTCATGAGGGGTGGCTTTATCGGGAGCAAGGTGTTGGCACTTTTTGCGGCGAGCCTTTTGCTAGTAAGAAAGGCGATAGCAAAACAAATGGGAAAAATATAGGGGTGATGATGACTTATCTTTCCGATTATATTTTTCCATCGATTATTCGCGGAATGGAGACCTATTTGACGGATAGAGGTTATTCTTTAACATTAGTCTGTACGGAAAATGACCATGCGAAAGAACGGCTATGTCTCCGCAATTTGCTTGATTTGAACATGGATGGCTTTATTTTGGAGCCTACTAAAAGCAGTCAATTTAATCCTAATATGGACTGTTATCTTGAACTGGAAGAGCGTAATATTCCGTATTTAATGATTAATCAGTTCTATTCTCAGCTTTCTCCCTTCCATTTAAAAATAGATGATGTCAAAGGGGGATATATGGCGACAGATCATCTGATTCAGCTTGGTCATGAACAAATTCTAGGAATCTTTAAGTCTGATGATTTGCAAGGTGTTCATCGTATGCAAGGCTTTTTGCAGGCAATGCGAAGCGGAAAACGTCCAATTAGTCCAGAGCATGTCGTAACCTTTACAACCGAACAATTAAATGACGATTTTACAGAAAAACTTTTGAATACGCTTACAAACAAAAACACAATGCCAACTGCGATTGTTTGTTACAATGATTTTATCGCAATGTCAGTACATAAAGTTTTAGAAAAATTACAATTGTCCGTACCAGAGGATGTCTCTCTCATCGGATTTGATGATGTTAAACCAGCTGGATCAACAAAGATACCATTAACAACCATTGCCCATCCGAAAAGCCGTATGGGGGTTGATGCTGCTAAATGGATTATTGCAGCAGTAGAAGGAAAAGAACTTAATCTATCAAACGAGCCTCCTATTATTTATGAACCAGAACTAGTGATACGTTCGTCAACGGACGTCGTAAAAAAGAACAGATCCGCCGTGTCCTAA
- the arfA gene encoding arabinosylfuranosidase ArfA, whose protein sequence is MIPLSQKAKMIIEKDFKVAEIDKRIYGSFIEHLGRAVYGGVYEPGHPSADEQGFRKDVIGLIKELKVPIIRYPGGNFVSGYNWEDGVGPIAERPKRLELAWRTTETNEIGTNEFMDFAKKVDAEVNMAVNLGTRGIDAARNLVEYCNHPGGSYYSDLRISHGYKEPHKIKTWCLGNEMDGPWQIGHKTAAEYGRIAQEAAKVMKWVDPSIELVACGSSNRSMPTFAEWEATVLDYTYDHVEFISLHQYYGNYDNDIGNYLALSLEMDDFIRSVISIADYIKAKKRSKKSIYLSFDEWNVWYHSKEADKRIEPWTVAPPQLEDIYNFEDALLVGCMLITMLKHADRLKIACLAQLVNVIAPIMTEANGPAWKQTIFYPYMHTSIYGRGVALNPIISSPKYDSKDFTDIPFLESTAVYNEETEELTIFAVNRDQEEGLQLECDIRNFDGYKVVEHIVLENPDLKRTNSVQAQPVAPHSKGDASVENGKVSALLPKLSWNVIRLGK, encoded by the coding sequence ATGATTCCATTGAGTCAAAAGGCAAAAATGATTATTGAAAAGGATTTTAAAGTAGCAGAAATAGATAAGAGAATCTATGGTTCCTTTATTGAACATCTTGGGCGTGCTGTATATGGAGGCGTTTATGAACCAGGACATCCATCGGCAGATGAACAAGGTTTTAGAAAAGATGTCATTGGCCTAATTAAAGAGCTAAAAGTCCCAATCATTCGTTATCCAGGTGGAAACTTTGTTTCTGGCTATAATTGGGAAGATGGTGTTGGACCTATTGCAGAACGTCCAAAGCGTTTAGAGCTTGCATGGAGAACGACAGAAACAAATGAAATTGGCACAAATGAATTTATGGATTTTGCTAAAAAGGTGGATGCTGAAGTCAATATGGCGGTCAATTTAGGAACAAGAGGGATCGATGCAGCTAGAAATCTAGTAGAATATTGTAATCATCCAGGTGGCTCCTACTACAGTGACTTACGAATTAGCCATGGTTACAAAGAACCGCATAAAATAAAAACCTGGTGCCTTGGGAATGAAATGGATGGTCCTTGGCAAATTGGCCATAAAACGGCAGCAGAATATGGGCGAATTGCCCAAGAAGCAGCGAAAGTGATGAAATGGGTGGATCCATCGATCGAACTTGTTGCTTGTGGAAGCTCCAATCGCAGTATGCCAACATTCGCAGAATGGGAGGCGACAGTATTAGATTATACGTATGATCATGTAGAGTTTATATCGCTCCACCAATACTATGGAAATTATGATAATGATATCGGAAATTATTTAGCCCTTTCGCTGGAAATGGATGATTTCATTCGCTCCGTCATCAGTATAGCGGATTATATCAAGGCAAAAAAACGTAGCAAGAAATCTATTTATTTATCTTTTGATGAGTGGAATGTATGGTATCACTCCAAAGAGGCAGATAAAAGAATAGAACCATGGACTGTTGCGCCACCTCAATTAGAAGATATCTATAATTTTGAAGATGCCCTTTTAGTAGGCTGTATGTTAATTACAATGTTAAAGCATGCAGACCGGTTGAAAATTGCCTGTCTTGCTCAATTGGTAAATGTAATTGCGCCTATCATGACAGAAGCAAATGGTCCTGCTTGGAAACAAACTATTTTTTATCCATATATGCATACTTCTATTTATGGAAGAGGAGTTGCATTGAATCCGATTATTTCCAGTCCAAAATATGACAGCAAGGATTTCACAGATATCCCGTTCCTAGAATCTACGGCAGTCTATAATGAAGAAACAGAAGAGTTAACGATTTTTGCAGTTAATAGAGATCAGGAAGAGGGTTTACAGCTAGAATGTGATATTCGTAACTTTGATGGATATAAAGTGGTCGAGCATATAGTCCTGGAAAATCCAGATTTAAAAAGAACAAATTCCGTTCAGGCTCAACCGGTTGCCCCGCATTCTAAAGGAGATGCGAGTGTGGAAAATGGAAAAGTGTCCGCTTTATTGCCGAAGTTATCTTGGAATGTGATTCGGTTGGGGAAGTAA
- a CDS encoding carbohydrate ABC transporter permease yields MNPARKGKKLTSILLFLLFLVISVFALFPLFAIVLGSLKPSTEILRFGLNLKLQPELLSLNNYSFLFTGDTDYFIWYKNSIVITIISTLSCLLLTSMVGYGLAVYNFKGKNVIFGLVLIVMMIPVEIIMLPLYKLTMSLGLMDTLLGAFLPFVVAPIPIFFFRQYASGLPKDLLDASRVDGCTEIGIYFRVMMPLMAPAFSSMAILQALGSWNNFLWPLIVLRSSENLTLPIGLSTLLTPYGNNYDVLIAGSVMAIFPVLILYIFFQRYFIEGMTAGGVKG; encoded by the coding sequence ATGAATCCTGCAAGAAAAGGCAAGAAGTTAACATCGATATTACTCTTTCTGTTATTCCTTGTCATTAGCGTTTTTGCCTTATTTCCTTTGTTTGCTATTGTTCTTGGCTCATTAAAACCATCCACAGAGATATTAAGATTTGGACTGAATTTGAAGTTGCAGCCAGAGCTTTTGTCTTTAAACAACTACTCCTTTTTATTTACTGGGGATACGGACTATTTTATTTGGTATAAAAATAGTATTGTGATTACGATTATATCAACTTTATCCTGCTTATTACTCACAAGTATGGTTGGTTATGGGCTAGCAGTATATAACTTTAAAGGAAAGAACGTCATTTTTGGTTTAGTCTTAATCGTTATGATGATTCCAGTGGAAATCATCATGCTCCCTTTATATAAGTTAACAATGAGTCTAGGATTAATGGATACATTGCTTGGGGCATTTCTTCCTTTTGTGGTTGCTCCTATTCCTATATTCTTTTTCAGGCAATATGCAAGTGGTTTACCTAAAGACTTACTTGATGCTTCCCGTGTAGATGGCTGTACGGAAATTGGCATCTATTTTCGTGTCATGATGCCATTGATGGCGCCAGCTTTTTCTTCAATGGCTATCTTGCAGGCTTTAGGAAGCTGGAATAATTTCTTATGGCCACTTATTGTTTTACGATCTAGCGAAAATTTAACACTTCCTATCGGTTTATCCACGCTGCTAACACCGTATGGAAATAATTATGATGTATTGATTGCAGGTTCGGTAATGGCGATTTTTCCAGTACTAATTCTTTATATCTTCTTCCAGCGCTACTTTATTGAAGGAATGACAGCTGGCGGAGTGAAAGGATAA
- a CDS encoding carbohydrate ABC transporter permease → MDKGSIGKQLGKKRRTNLLYSQKAAPYFFVLPFIISFAIFFAYPVVSTFIMSFQEVLPGQTTFIGIENYAGLWNSTFLTAIKNSAIYTLLTLCILIPLPLILAVLLNSKLMFAKNFFRSVTFIPALTSVVVAGIIFRLIFGGQDGALLNSILSTFGLEPRAWLNYAGTSMFVLVVLATWKWMGINILYFLAGLQNIPKELYESAEVDGASTWKKFTHITLPLLKPISIYVFTISIYGGLSMFAESYMLYGSNRSPNNIGLTIVGYLYQKGIEQNNLGFGSAVGITLLVITFIITFIQLKFFGMFRKEEQ, encoded by the coding sequence ATGGATAAGGGAAGTATAGGAAAGCAGCTTGGGAAAAAGAGACGTACTAATCTATTATATTCACAAAAAGCAGCTCCATATTTTTTTGTTCTACCTTTTATTATTTCTTTTGCTATCTTTTTTGCCTACCCGGTAGTATCTACTTTTATTATGAGTTTCCAAGAAGTATTGCCAGGCCAAACTACTTTCATCGGTATAGAAAACTATGCAGGGTTATGGAATTCTACCTTTCTAACAGCAATAAAAAATAGCGCGATATATACGTTATTGACTCTTTGTATTCTTATCCCATTGCCATTGATATTGGCAGTACTACTAAACTCAAAATTAATGTTTGCGAAAAATTTTTTCCGATCCGTCACATTTATACCAGCGCTAACCTCTGTCGTAGTAGCTGGAATTATCTTTCGTCTCATTTTTGGAGGCCAAGATGGAGCACTATTAAACTCCATTCTTTCTACTTTTGGATTAGAGCCAAGAGCTTGGCTTAATTATGCTGGAACAAGTATGTTTGTGCTTGTTGTGCTTGCTACATGGAAGTGGATGGGGATCAATATTCTTTATTTCTTAGCAGGTCTGCAAAATATTCCAAAAGAACTTTACGAATCAGCAGAAGTAGATGGAGCATCTACTTGGAAGAAATTCACACATATTACCCTACCTCTATTAAAGCCAATATCTATTTATGTTTTTACGATTAGTATTTATGGTGGACTTTCCATGTTTGCAGAAAGCTATATGTTATATGGAAGCAATCGCTCCCCCAATAATATTGGTTTAACAATCGTTGGCTATCTTTATCAGAAGGGAATTGAACAAAATAACTTAGGATTTGGCTCTGCGGTGGGCATTACATTATTGGTGATCACTTTTATCATTACCTTTATTCAATTAAAGTTCTTTGGGATGTTCAGAAAGGAGGAACAGTAG
- a CDS encoding ABC transporter substrate-binding protein, producing MKKSMFAFLVMLLVFSVFLAGCNKDSSNSGYSNEGKGTKVELWTFNELHGQYYEKMAEMWNEENPDDQISIKVNTYPYEDLHNKLLVALQSGKGAPDISDIEISKFGNFLKGTPQILPLDDVVDPERENVVQSRLDIYSKDGVTYGIDFHVGAAVIYYNKEIMDKAGVNPDDIVTWEDFKEAGKMVVEKTGIPMTTLDVEDQWSFWPQVAQLEGNDDLLDHNGNVNLTDPRIVDVLKYQQELVKEGIAIPAPGNDHHAEEYYGFMNNGGAASVWMPMWYMGRFTDYMPDLKGKIIIRPMPSWKEGSPRSAGMGGTGTVVTNQSEHPEFAKKFLAYAKLSKEGNIKIWQLLGFDPIRTDVWELPELKESNQFTEYFGPNIFDTLLEVEDEIEGVNIGEKTPDVSNAVKTTILFQTLIDRKDPQQVLEEAQKELE from the coding sequence ATGAAAAAGAGTATGTTTGCTTTTCTTGTCATGCTGCTTGTATTCTCCGTATTTTTAGCTGGCTGTAATAAGGATAGTTCTAACTCAGGCTACTCCAATGAGGGAAAGGGGACAAAAGTAGAATTATGGACCTTTAATGAATTGCATGGACAGTATTATGAAAAAATGGCGGAAATGTGGAATGAAGAAAATCCAGACGATCAAATCAGCATTAAGGTAAATACGTATCCATATGAAGACTTGCATAATAAATTACTTGTCGCCTTGCAATCAGGAAAAGGGGCTCCAGATATTTCCGATATAGAAATTAGTAAATTTGGTAACTTTTTAAAAGGAACACCTCAGATTTTGCCATTGGATGATGTGGTCGATCCAGAAAGAGAAAATGTCGTGCAATCTAGACTAGATATTTATTCGAAGGATGGAGTCACCTATGGAATAGACTTTCATGTTGGGGCAGCTGTTATTTATTATAACAAAGAAATAATGGATAAAGCCGGTGTAAATCCAGATGATATCGTCACATGGGAAGATTTTAAAGAAGCAGGAAAAATGGTTGTGGAGAAAACAGGTATACCAATGACAACACTTGATGTGGAGGATCAATGGTCCTTTTGGCCACAGGTTGCTCAACTAGAGGGAAATGATGATTTATTAGACCATAATGGTAACGTCAATCTAACTGATCCGCGCATTGTCGACGTATTAAAATACCAGCAAGAATTAGTAAAAGAAGGTATTGCTATTCCAGCACCCGGTAATGATCACCATGCTGAAGAGTATTATGGCTTTATGAATAATGGAGGTGCTGCTTCTGTTTGGATGCCAATGTGGTATATGGGAAGATTCACAGATTATATGCCAGATTTGAAAGGGAAAATAATCATTAGACCAATGCCATCATGGAAAGAAGGCTCTCCAAGATCAGCCGGAATGGGTGGAACAGGGACAGTAGTAACCAATCAATCAGAACATCCTGAGTTTGCGAAAAAATTCCTCGCCTATGCAAAGCTATCAAAAGAAGGGAATATCAAGATTTGGCAGTTATTAGGATTTGATCCTATTCGCACAGACGTTTGGGAATTACCAGAGTTGAAGGAATCCAACCAGTTTACTGAATATTTTGGCCCGAATATTTTTGATACATTACTTGAGGTAGAAGATGAAATCGAAGGAGTAAATATTGGTGAAAAAACACCAGACGTTTCAAATGCGGTTAAAACAACAATACTCTTTCAAACACTGATTGATAGGAAGGATCCGCAGCAAGTTCTAGAAGAGGCCCAGAAGGAATTAGAATAA
- a CDS encoding YesL family protein: protein MFTNPLINKIYSLSNWIVKICYVNLLWGIFMLVGLIVFGFFPATVALFTVCRKWMLGDRDISIFSTFWSAYKKEFILSNLLGALLLFIGLVLYADLLMIQQTTIIVLHYLYVPLLLICGLYLSTILSFFPMYVHYDTKGFQLIKNAFLIGFIAPISFVKHIIGLGIISYLFITFPGSVLLFGGCIPALYMM, encoded by the coding sequence ATGTTTACTAATCCTCTTATTAATAAAATCTACTCCCTTTCCAATTGGATAGTAAAAATATGCTATGTGAACCTATTATGGGGGATCTTTATGCTAGTGGGATTGATTGTATTTGGGTTTTTCCCCGCTACGGTTGCGCTGTTTACTGTTTGTCGGAAGTGGATGTTGGGGGATCGCGATATCTCTATTTTTTCAACCTTTTGGAGTGCGTATAAAAAGGAATTTATCCTGAGCAACCTTTTAGGAGCTCTTCTGCTTTTTATCGGGCTTGTCCTATATGCTGATTTACTAATGATTCAACAAACTACTATTATCGTTCTACATTATTTGTATGTCCCGCTCCTTCTTATTTGTGGGTTATACCTATCTACTATCCTTTCTTTTTTTCCAATGTACGTTCATTATGATACTAAAGGGTTCCAGCTGATTAAAAATGCCTTTCTTATTGGCTTCATTGCACCTATCTCTTTTGTGAAGCATATCATCGGTCTTGGAATCATTAGCTATTTATTCATTACATTTCCTGGATCTGTTCTTCTCTTTGGCGGATGTATCCCAGCCCTTTACATGATGTGA